The genomic DNA ACCAGCGATTTACGCGCCATCGCCAGCGGATTTTTACCGTCACTAAAGTTAAAGCCACGACCGGGGGCGATTTTCGCCAGCGTCTCCGGCGATGGACCATAACCTGATGACCAGACCATATAAGACGGTTTCATTTCGGTCAGCAGTTCAAGATTGGGCTCAGTGCGTAATCCAACGTCAATCACCGAATCAGGCAGCGCGGGCTCGTTCACCCACAGCTTGTAGTTGGGAATATCAGCAATGCCATAAGGCGTCACGCCAAGCGCCAGCAGCAGCTCCACTGGCAGCCATTCCAGCGCCACGATGCGATGCGGATCGACCAATGCCGCGCGGGCGTCGTTCATTTTCAGCAGCAACGGCGACAGCGCCATGGCGGTCAGCAAACGTCGGCGGCTAATTAACATTGAACTGTCCATCAATAGACAAAACTTACCGGTGCAGCGCCCGCCGGGTGTGGCAGAATGCCCATCGGAATACCGTAGATCTGTTCCAGCGTTTCACCGCACATCAGCGTTTCCGGCGTTCCCTGAGCAATCATTTCACCGCCACGCAGCGCCACCAGAAAATCGCAGTACCGCGCCGCCATGTTGATGTCATGCAGCACAGCGATCACCGTCAGCCCGCGCTGCTGGCTCAGACGATGCACCAGCGCCAGCACGTCCACCTGATGCGCGATATCCAGCGCGGAAGTCGGTTCGTCAAGCAGCAGACAGCGGCTGTCCTGCGCCACCAGCATGGCGATCCACGCCCGCTGACGTTCGCCGCCCGAGAGACTGTCCACCAGACGATGCGCCAGCGGCTTTAAGCCAACCAGGCTTATCGCCTCTTCCACTTTTTCTCTGTCCGCCACGCCAAAGCGCCCTAACGCGCCGTGCCACGGATAACGCCCAATCGCCACCAGTTCGCGCACCGTCATCCCTTCCGCCTGCGGTAGTTGCTGCGGCAGATAGGCGACCTTACGGGCGAACGACTTGCTGTTCCAGCTCTCCAGTGGCTGTCCGTCGAGCAGGATCTCCCCTTCCGACGGCGGCTGATGGCGGCCGAGCATTTTCAGCAACGTCGATTTGCCCGAGCCGTTATGACCGATGAGTCCGGTCACTTTGCCCACAGGAAACGTCAGAGAGAGAGGATGCAGCAGCGTACGGCCCGGTACGCGGAAAGAGACGTTGCTAAGCGAAAAGGTAGTTTCGGAAAGAGAAGTTTTTTCCTGCATAGCGACCAACGTGTGAAAAAGGCGCGGCAAGCCGCGCCTGAAAAGGATTTAGAAACGGAACGTTGCGGTAGCAACCACCTGACGCTCTGCGCCCCAGAAACAACCGTAGGTTTCGAAGCAGCTGGAGACGTATTCACGATCAAATACGTTGTTAACGTTCACCGCGAGGCTGGAGCCAGCCATACCGAAGCGTGCCAGATCGTATTTCACAACCGCGTCCATGACGGCAGCGCTACCGACCTTGAAGGTATTTGCCGGATCGCCATAACTGGAACCAATAAAGCGTCCACCGGTACCCAGCGTCAGGCCTGACAGAGTACCTTCATTGAAGGTGTAATCGCCCCACAGAGAAGCCATATGCTTAGGTACCTGCACCACGGTATTACCTTTCAGATTGGTATCTTTCGTGTATTGCGCATCGGTGTAGGTGTAAGACGCAGTCACGTTGATATTGGCATTTACCGCCGCTTTGGCTTCGAGTTCTGCACCGCGAGAACGAATCTCACCCGCAGGCACCTGATTCAGAGCATTGTTAGGATCCGCCATCAGGGTGTCAGATTTGGTCAATTGATAGAGCGCCCCAGTCACCACGATCGGCATATCTTTCGGTACATATTTCACGCCCGCTTCATACTGCTCACCTTTAGAAGGTGCATAAGCAACGCGAGGTGTACTGTAAAGACTAAAGGCGTTCGGTTCGAAAGACTGGCTATAGCTAACGTATGGTGAAATACCATTATCGAACAGATAGTTAACGCCACCACGCCAGGTAAATTTGTGATCGTTGCGATCGATGTAGCCATTGTCGCTGCGAACGGTAGTTGCCTGCTTCGACCAGTCATAGCGACCGCCCAGCGTCACCACCCATTTGTCCCACTCAGCTTGATCCTGAACGTAAATGCCCGTTTGCTTGCTTTCGTTCATCTGGTAAGGAACAGCATCACCAAAATCAACATCATTCATTGACGGCAGATTGTTGAGATCCAGCGCCGGGGCGTTACCAAACAGGGCATTGATATCGTTGCGCATACGCATGTAATCAACACCGGTCAGCAGCGTATGATCGACACTGCCGGTCGCAAATTTGCTTTGCAGTTGA from Trabulsiella odontotermitis includes the following:
- the fhuC gene encoding Fe3+-hydroxamate ABC transporter ATP-binding protein FhuC, giving the protein MQEKTSLSETTFSLSNVSFRVPGRTLLHPLSLTFPVGKVTGLIGHNGSGKSTLLKMLGRHQPPSEGEILLDGQPLESWNSKSFARKVAYLPQQLPQAEGMTVRELVAIGRYPWHGALGRFGVADREKVEEAISLVGLKPLAHRLVDSLSGGERQRAWIAMLVAQDSRCLLLDEPTSALDIAHQVDVLALVHRLSQQRGLTVIAVLHDINMAARYCDFLVALRGGEMIAQGTPETLMCGETLEQIYGIPMGILPHPAGAAPVSFVY